AATGCTTACTCAACATGAAGATAATGAATGGGAAGTGTTAATAAAGCCTGCTAAAAGAATAAAAGTAGGTCAGTCAGTATCTTTTGGAGAAGGGAAAATAATTGCGACTTGTGTTAAAGAATTAGAACAAGGCGGAAGAATAATGAAACTTTCTTATGAAGGTATTTTACAAGAAAGGCTAGACGAACTTGGTGAAATGCCTTTACCTCCATATATTAAAGAGAGATTAGATGATCAAGATAGATATCAAACTGTTTATGCTAAAGAGGTAGGTTCTGCTGCTGCACCAACTGCGGGCTTACATTTTACTGAACATTTATTGCAAGAAATAGCTGCAAAAGGTATTCATATTGCGTTTATTACGCTACATGTTGGATTAGGTACGTTTAGACCTGTAAGTGTAGATAATATTGATGATCATGAAATGCATTCTGAATATTATCAGATGACAGCCGAAACAGCTGAATTATTAAATCGCGTTAAAGCAAATGGTCATAAAATCATATCGGTTGGTACAACCTCTACTAGAACTTTAGAAACAATTCGTTCTAAAAACGAAAAATTTGTAGAGCAAAGTGGATGGACAGATATTTTTATTTATCCGGGATATGAGTTTAAAGCGATTGATGGCCTTATTACAAATTTCCATTTGCCTAAATCGACATTAATTATGCTTGTTTCAGCACTTTCAACTCGAGAGAATATACTTAATGCATATAATCATGCAGTAGAAGAAAAATATAGATTTTTTAGTTTTGGAGATGCAATGATTTTAATATAGAAAAGGAGTAACGACATGCCTGCAGTAACATATGAGCACATAAAGACTTGTAAGCAGTCTGGTGCAAGATTAGGAATTGTTCATACGCCACATGGTTCATTTGAAACACCAATGTTCATGCCAGTCGGAACAAAAGCAACTGTTAAAACGATGAGTCCTGAAGAACTTAAACAAATGGAAGCTAAAATCATACTAAGTAATACCTATCATTTGTGGTTACAACCTGGAAGTGATATCATTTCTAAAGTGGGTGGATTACATAAGTTTATGAATTGGGACGGACCTATTCTTACCGATTCTGGAGGATTTCAAGTATTCAGTTTAAGTGATATGAGAAAAATCGAAGAAGAAGGTGTACATTTTAGACACCATTTAAATGGGTCTAAATTGTTTTTAAGTCCTGAAAAAGCAATGCATATTCAAAACGATCTTGGTTCAGACATTATGATGGCATTTGATGAATGTCCGCCTATGCCTGCTGAATATGAATATGTAAAAAATTCTATCGAGAGAACATCGAGATGGGCAGAAAGATGTCTTGAAGCACATCAACGTCCTGAAGATCAAGCTTTATTCGGCATAATCCAAGGTGGAGAATACAAAGATCTTAGAGAGCAAAGTGCTAAAGATTTAGTTTCACTTGATTTCCCCGGCTATGCAATTGGTGGCTTGTCAGTAGGTGAACCAAAACCTGTTATGTACAAAATGGTTGAACATACTGCACCATTAATGCCATTTAATAAACCAAGATATTTAATGGGAGTAGGTTCTCCAGACGCATTAATCGAATGCTCTATTAGAGGAATCGATATGTTTGACTGCGTATTACCTACACGTATAGCTAGGAATGGTACGTGCATGACTTCTCAAGGTAGAGTT
This portion of the Mammaliicoccus vitulinus genome encodes:
- the queA gene encoding tRNA preQ1(34) S-adenosylmethionine ribosyltransferase-isomerase QueA, with the protein product MNIEDFDFDLPESLIAQTPLLDRESSRLLKCNKKTGELEDLTFKDVVNELMPGDCLVLNDTKVMPARLFGLKEETGAKVEMLMLTQHEDNEWEVLIKPAKRIKVGQSVSFGEGKIIATCVKELEQGGRIMKLSYEGILQERLDELGEMPLPPYIKERLDDQDRYQTVYAKEVGSAAAPTAGLHFTEHLLQEIAAKGIHIAFITLHVGLGTFRPVSVDNIDDHEMHSEYYQMTAETAELLNRVKANGHKIISVGTTSTRTLETIRSKNEKFVEQSGWTDIFIYPGYEFKAIDGLITNFHLPKSTLIMLVSALSTRENILNAYNHAVEEKYRFFSFGDAMILI
- the tgt gene encoding tRNA guanosine(34) transglycosylase Tgt — its product is MPAVTYEHIKTCKQSGARLGIVHTPHGSFETPMFMPVGTKATVKTMSPEELKQMEAKIILSNTYHLWLQPGSDIISKVGGLHKFMNWDGPILTDSGGFQVFSLSDMRKIEEEGVHFRHHLNGSKLFLSPEKAMHIQNDLGSDIMMAFDECPPMPAEYEYVKNSIERTSRWAERCLEAHQRPEDQALFGIIQGGEYKDLREQSAKDLVSLDFPGYAIGGLSVGEPKPVMYKMVEHTAPLMPFNKPRYLMGVGSPDALIECSIRGIDMFDCVLPTRIARNGTCMTSQGRVVIKNAKYQQDLSPLDPECDCYTCRNYTKAYLRHLIKADETFGIRLTTYHNLYFLLKLMENVRQAIREDRLLDFKDEFFEQYGLNVDNPKNF